The Agromyces mangrovi genome contains a region encoding:
- a CDS encoding DNA-methyltransferase, with protein sequence MPLDGPDRIIHADNLDVLPGLPDGAFTLVYLDPPFNSGRAQERRPTTNVRSATGSVIGFQGQRYERIRGDLVRYDDRFDDYWGFLEPRLAEAWRLLADDGTLYLHLDYREAHYAKVLLDALFGRECFLNEIIWAYDYGGKSKRRWPSKHDTILVYVKDPKRYYFDSTAVDREPYMAPGLVTPEKVELGKLPTDVWWHTIVSPTGREKTGYPTQKPEGVIRRMIQASSREGDWVLDFFAGSGTTGAVAAALGRRFVLVDENPAAIDVMRGRFGEISGVAFEGSAEAG encoded by the coding sequence GTGCCGCTCGACGGGCCCGACCGCATCATCCACGCCGACAACCTCGACGTGCTGCCCGGCCTGCCCGACGGGGCGTTCACGCTCGTCTACCTCGACCCGCCGTTCAACTCGGGGCGTGCGCAGGAGCGCCGGCCGACCACGAACGTGCGCAGCGCGACCGGGTCGGTCATCGGCTTCCAGGGGCAGCGCTACGAGCGCATCCGCGGCGACCTCGTGCGCTACGACGACCGGTTCGACGACTACTGGGGCTTCCTCGAGCCGCGGCTGGCCGAGGCGTGGCGGCTGCTCGCCGACGACGGCACGCTCTACCTGCACCTCGACTACCGCGAGGCGCACTACGCGAAGGTGCTGCTCGACGCGCTGTTCGGCCGCGAGTGCTTCCTCAACGAGATCATCTGGGCGTACGACTACGGCGGCAAGTCGAAGCGGCGCTGGCCGAGCAAGCACGACACGATCCTCGTCTACGTGAAGGATCCGAAGCGCTACTACTTCGACTCGACCGCGGTCGATCGCGAGCCGTACATGGCGCCCGGGCTCGTCACGCCCGAGAAGGTCGAGCTCGGCAAGCTGCCGACGGATGTCTGGTGGCACACGATCGTCTCGCCCACGGGCCGCGAGAAGACCGGGTATCCGACCCAGAAGCCGGAGGGCGTGATCCGACGCATGATCCAGGCGTCGAGCCGCGAGGGCGACTGGGTGCTCGACTTCTTCGCCGGCAGCGGCACGACCGGCGCGGTGGCGGCGGCGCTCGGCCGCCGGTTCGTGCTCGTCGACGAGAACCCCGCGGCGATCGACGTCATGCGCGGCCGGTTCGGCGAGATCAGCGGGGTCGCGTTCGAGGGGTCCGCGGAGGCGGGTTGA
- a CDS encoding glycoside hydrolase family 6 protein produces the protein MTRTRPTTPDDPRPPGARSALRAGLAAVAALALATLAAQPAHAANDVLHPGADLWANPSSTTYEAAESLTGDARDDALLLAGIGSASWFNGGSPIDVKQRVKQAVVHAHAADEVPVLVAYNIPFRDCAQYSAGGATTVAEYEAWIDGFAKGIGNKDAVVILEPDGLGIIPWYTSVDGVAEWCQPEEADEATAADERFAMLNYAVDAFAALPSTAVYLDGVHSGWLNVGDISDRLMRAGVERADGFYLNASNYQYTANLEAYGRWISSCIAILTELGGGVGDCGNQYWNGGPANGWTGVAMSPYGEWSSGASDPTLDTAGVDSRYAASLGDVEPSTHYVIDTSRNGVGPWQVAAGTYPDVQDWCNPPDRGLGLLPTTDTGVDLIDAYLWIKVPGESDGECFRGTGGPEDPERGMIDPAAGAWFPEMAAELIANAAPPLP, from the coding sequence ATGACGAGGACCCGCCCGACCACGCCCGACGACCCCCGCCCACCGGGCGCACGAAGCGCACTGCGCGCCGGCCTCGCCGCCGTCGCGGCTCTCGCGCTCGCGACGCTCGCCGCCCAGCCGGCCCATGCCGCGAACGACGTGCTCCACCCGGGCGCCGACCTCTGGGCGAACCCGTCGAGCACGACCTACGAGGCGGCCGAGTCCCTCACCGGCGACGCACGCGACGACGCCCTGCTGCTCGCGGGCATCGGCTCGGCGTCCTGGTTCAACGGCGGCTCGCCCATCGACGTGAAGCAGCGCGTCAAGCAGGCCGTCGTGCACGCGCACGCGGCCGACGAGGTGCCGGTGCTCGTGGCGTACAACATCCCGTTCCGCGACTGCGCGCAGTACTCGGCGGGCGGCGCCACGACCGTCGCCGAGTACGAGGCGTGGATCGACGGCTTCGCCAAGGGCATCGGCAACAAGGACGCCGTGGTGATCCTCGAGCCCGACGGCCTCGGCATCATCCCGTGGTACACCTCGGTCGACGGCGTCGCCGAGTGGTGCCAGCCCGAGGAGGCCGACGAGGCGACCGCCGCTGACGAGCGCTTCGCCATGCTGAACTACGCGGTCGACGCGTTCGCCGCGCTGCCGAGCACGGCCGTCTACCTCGACGGCGTGCACAGCGGCTGGCTGAACGTCGGCGACATCAGCGACCGGCTGATGCGTGCCGGCGTCGAGCGCGCCGACGGGTTCTACCTGAACGCGTCGAACTACCAGTACACGGCGAACCTCGAGGCGTACGGTCGCTGGATCTCGTCGTGTATCGCGATTCTCACCGAACTCGGCGGAGGCGTCGGCGACTGCGGCAACCAGTACTGGAACGGCGGACCGGCGAACGGCTGGACCGGCGTCGCGATGAGCCCGTACGGCGAGTGGAGCTCCGGGGCATCCGACCCGACCCTCGACACCGCCGGCGTCGACTCGCGCTACGCGGCCTCGCTCGGCGACGTCGAGCCGTCGACGCACTACGTGATCGACACGAGCCGCAACGGGGTCGGGCCGTGGCAGGTCGCCGCCGGCACGTACCCCGACGTGCAGGACTGGTGCAACCCGCCCGACCGCGGCCTGGGCCTGCTGCCCACGACCGACACGGGCGTCGACCTGATCGACGCATACCTCTGGATCAAGGTGCCCGGCGAGTCCGACGGCGAGTGCTTCCGCGGCACCGGCGGCCCGGAGGATCCGGAGCGCGGCATGATCGACCCCGCTGCGGGCGCCTGGTTCCCCGAGATGGCGGCCGAGCTGATCGCGAACGCGGCACCGCCGCTCCCGTAG
- a CDS encoding alpha-E domain-containing protein, with the protein MLSRIAESLFWIGRYVERSDGTARILDVHLQLLLEDPWIDEDTACRSLMSVMGSEPNDDVELNRADVMDLLAVNRDHVASIAYSIASARENARRAREIVSTELWECLNTTNARMPRTVASDKTHEFFRWVRDRAALAIGVANTGASRDEAWQFFSLGRAIEQADMTARLLATRSLTEASGPSWTTLLRSCGAYEAYLRSYRGMPSSESAAEFLILDRLFPRSILYSVSRAEEALREIDPRSGRVGVEDQARRLLGQIRGELEYRPITDITVDLSGKMEHIQEVTSAASEAIRKRYFPTSGMPVWTGEIT; encoded by the coding sequence ATGCTGAGCCGCATCGCCGAGTCGCTGTTCTGGATCGGCCGCTACGTCGAGCGCAGCGACGGCACCGCCCGCATCCTCGACGTGCACCTCCAGCTGCTGCTCGAGGACCCGTGGATCGACGAGGACACCGCGTGCCGGTCGCTCATGTCGGTCATGGGCTCCGAGCCCAACGACGACGTCGAGCTGAACCGCGCCGACGTGATGGACCTGCTGGCCGTGAACCGCGACCACGTGGCATCCATCGCCTACTCGATCGCGAGCGCCCGCGAGAACGCCCGGCGCGCCCGCGAGATCGTCTCGACCGAGCTGTGGGAGTGCCTCAACACCACTAATGCACGGATGCCTCGGACGGTCGCGAGCGACAAGACGCACGAGTTCTTCCGCTGGGTGCGCGACCGCGCCGCCCTCGCCATCGGCGTCGCCAACACCGGCGCGAGCCGCGACGAGGCGTGGCAGTTCTTCTCGCTCGGCCGGGCGATCGAGCAGGCCGACATGACCGCGCGCCTGCTCGCGACGAGGTCGCTGACCGAGGCATCCGGCCCGTCGTGGACCACCCTGCTGCGCAGCTGCGGCGCCTACGAGGCGTACCTGCGCAGCTACCGGGGCATGCCGTCGTCCGAGTCGGCGGCGGAGTTCCTCATCCTCGACCGGCTGTTCCCGCGCTCGATCCTGTATTCGGTGAGCCGCGCCGAGGAGGCGCTGCGCGAGATCGACCCGCGCTCCGGCCGCGTCGGCGTCGAGGACCAGGCGAGGCGCCTGCTCGGCCAGATCCGCGGCGAGCTCGAGTACCGGCCGATCACCGACATCACCGTCGACCTCTCCGGCAAGATGGAGCACATCCAGGAGGTCACCTCGGCGGCGAGCGAGGCCATCCGCAAGCGATACTTCCCGACGAGCGGGATGCCGGTCTGGACGGGGGAGATCACGTGA
- a CDS encoding MarR family winged helix-turn-helix transcriptional regulator, with the protein MQKTIAEQGSDLRMAVFRLSRRLRAQKADDGMSDGQFAVLAALYVDGAHTLTGLAERERVSAPSMNRTVNCLQDSGYVERSADPDDGRKTNISLTDAGTSIVSETVTKRDAWLTARVKDLPKEDRAVLARAVELMEEIVTH; encoded by the coding sequence GTGCAGAAGACGATCGCGGAGCAGGGTTCCGACCTGCGGATGGCGGTGTTCCGCCTCTCGCGCCGGCTGCGGGCCCAGAAGGCCGACGACGGCATGAGCGACGGGCAGTTCGCGGTGCTCGCGGCCCTCTACGTCGACGGTGCGCACACGCTCACCGGGCTCGCCGAGCGCGAGCGGGTCTCCGCCCCGTCGATGAACCGCACCGTCAACTGCCTGCAGGACTCCGGGTACGTCGAGCGCTCGGCCGACCCCGACGACGGCCGCAAGACCAACATCTCGCTGACCGACGCCGGCACGTCGATCGTGAGCGAGACGGTGACCAAGCGCGATGCGTGGCTCACCGCCCGGGTGAAGGACCTGCCGAAGGAGGACCGCGCCGTGCTCGCGCGGGCCGTCGAACTGATGGAGGAGATCGTCACGCATTGA
- a CDS encoding gamma-glutamyltransferase family protein produces MTDATTPVTAPDPVHAGGGAVASPLAAASEAGAAMLRAGGNAIDAAIATAAALCVAYPSMVHLGGDLVALVRTPDGAIRCVNATGTAPQGQTRERLVERHGDALPLRGIDTITVPGAVRGWEALAAFGGRVAWADRLAPAERMAREGVPLAPAIARGIERGRPMLEQDAGFREVFLSGSEPARVGRPLVQAALADTLARIAANGADEFYSGAVARRWVAGLEALGSAISTYDAAAYAPDVVDPLSAQHGDRTIHTSPPNTQGYSLLRAMRAVADAAWPDPLGRDAGALVDAFLASNDVRAALLGDPRFGAPDGAALLAATAPDRDADLDRHADGDTVGVAVASADGTAVSLIQSLYYGFGSGILEPSTGVIFQNRGASFSLDPASPNVVAPGKRPRHTLMPVLVTRADDVEYVSSCMGGQGQPQIHAEVLLRAFAGASPAEAVAAPRFIAGADGDDDGRSVSVEADLDRLARDAIAAAGHPLVEVPARNDGHGHAHLVRVDPDGFTAGTDPRADGAAIVV; encoded by the coding sequence GTGACCGACGCGACGACGCCCGTGACCGCTCCCGACCCCGTGCACGCCGGGGGAGGTGCGGTGGCGTCGCCGCTCGCGGCGGCGAGTGAGGCGGGCGCGGCGATGCTCCGCGCGGGCGGCAACGCGATCGACGCGGCCATCGCGACCGCAGCCGCACTCTGCGTCGCCTACCCGAGCATGGTGCACCTCGGCGGCGACCTGGTCGCGCTGGTGCGCACGCCCGACGGGGCGATCCGTTGCGTGAACGCGACGGGCACCGCACCGCAGGGGCAGACGCGCGAGCGGCTCGTCGAGCGCCACGGCGACGCGCTGCCGCTGCGCGGCATCGACACGATCACCGTGCCCGGCGCGGTGCGCGGGTGGGAGGCGCTCGCCGCGTTCGGCGGACGCGTCGCCTGGGCCGACCGCCTCGCTCCGGCGGAGCGGATGGCCCGCGAGGGCGTGCCGCTGGCGCCGGCGATCGCGCGCGGCATCGAGCGCGGCCGCCCCATGCTCGAGCAGGACGCCGGGTTCCGCGAGGTCTTCCTCTCCGGCTCCGAGCCCGCGCGCGTGGGCCGCCCCCTCGTGCAGGCCGCGCTCGCGGACACGCTGGCCCGCATCGCCGCGAACGGCGCCGACGAGTTCTACTCGGGCGCCGTCGCCCGTCGCTGGGTCGCCGGGCTGGAGGCGCTCGGGTCGGCCATCTCCACCTACGACGCCGCGGCCTACGCGCCCGACGTCGTCGACCCGCTCTCGGCGCAGCACGGCGATCGAACGATCCACACCAGCCCGCCGAACACGCAGGGGTACTCCCTGCTGCGTGCGATGCGGGCGGTGGCGGATGCCGCGTGGCCCGACCCGCTCGGCCGCGACGCCGGCGCGCTGGTCGACGCCTTCCTCGCGAGCAACGACGTGCGCGCCGCCCTCCTGGGCGACCCGCGCTTCGGGGCGCCCGACGGTGCCGCGCTGCTCGCGGCGACCGCCCCGGACCGCGACGCCGACCTCGACCGTCACGCCGACGGCGACACCGTGGGCGTGGCCGTCGCGAGCGCCGACGGCACGGCCGTCTCGCTCATCCAGTCGCTCTACTACGGGTTCGGCTCCGGCATCCTCGAGCCGTCGACCGGCGTCATCTTCCAGAACCGCGGCGCGAGCTTCTCGCTCGACCCGGCGTCGCCGAACGTGGTCGCGCCGGGCAAGCGCCCCCGGCACACGCTCATGCCCGTGCTCGTCACGCGCGCCGACGACGTGGAGTACGTGTCGTCGTGCATGGGCGGGCAGGGCCAGCCGCAGATCCACGCCGAGGTGCTGCTCCGCGCGTTCGCCGGCGCGTCACCGGCCGAGGCGGTCGCCGCGCCCAGGTTCATCGCGGGCGCCGACGGCGACGACGACGGGCGCTCGGTCTCGGTCGAGGCGGACCTCGATCGCCTCGCGCGCGACGCGATCGCGGCAGCGGGGCATCCGCTCGTCGAGGTGCCCGCCCGCAACGACGGTCACGGCCACGCCCACCTGGTGCGCGTCGACCCCGACGGCTTCACCGCCGGCACCGACCCGCGCGCCGACGGCGCGGCGATCGTCGTCTGA
- a CDS encoding transglutaminase family protein: MSRLRIVHRTGFTYEEPASASYNEVRLLPHSGGEQFVLASNLDIRPAATQHAYLDYWGTRVATFEVLTPHRELSVTASSLVEVRPVPHEPVDIAWDDLRNLSTSTTEFVEQITQTDATRPPDGVVELARSIADRGGSVAETALAVSRAVGEALEYMPGVTGVHSTATEAWDHRKGVCQDIAHVTLGALRSIGIPARYVSGYLHPNHDTPLGVTVTGESHAWVEWYAGDWRGYDPTNLIEIGERHVLVARGRDYHDVAPLRGVYASPGASEMFVTVKITREA, from the coding sequence GTGAGCAGGCTCCGCATCGTCCACCGCACCGGCTTCACCTACGAGGAGCCGGCCAGCGCGTCGTACAACGAGGTGCGGCTGCTGCCGCACTCTGGTGGCGAGCAGTTCGTGCTCGCATCCAACCTCGACATCCGGCCCGCCGCGACCCAGCACGCGTACCTCGACTACTGGGGCACGCGCGTGGCGACCTTCGAGGTGCTCACCCCGCACCGCGAGCTCTCGGTCACCGCGTCGAGCCTCGTCGAGGTGCGCCCCGTGCCGCACGAGCCCGTCGACATCGCGTGGGACGACCTGCGCAACCTGTCGACGTCGACCACCGAGTTCGTCGAGCAGATCACCCAGACGGATGCCACGAGGCCGCCGGACGGCGTCGTGGAGCTCGCACGGTCGATCGCCGACCGCGGCGGTTCGGTCGCCGAGACGGCGCTCGCTGTGTCGCGCGCCGTCGGCGAGGCGCTCGAGTACATGCCCGGCGTCACGGGCGTGCACTCCACCGCGACCGAGGCGTGGGACCACCGCAAGGGCGTCTGCCAGGACATCGCGCACGTCACGCTCGGCGCGCTGCGATCGATCGGCATCCCGGCTCGGTACGTGTCGGGGTACCTGCACCCGAACCACGACACCCCGCTCGGCGTGACCGTCACCGGCGAGTCGCACGCGTGGGTCGAGTGGTACGCGGGCGACTGGCGCGGCTACGACCCCACGAACCTCATCGAGATCGGCGAACGGCACGTGCTCGTCGCACGTGGACGCGACTACCACGACGTGGCGCCGCTGCGCGGGGTGTACGCGAGCCCCGGGGCATCCGAGATGTTCGTGACCGTGAAGATCACCCGCGAGGCCTGA
- a CDS encoding LacI family DNA-binding transcriptional regulator produces MTQADAAGATPTLEMVAARAGVSRATVSRVVNGSPKVTPEIVEAVQAAIAELNYVPNRAARSLASRRTHAIALVVPESTARVFNDPFFATLVQGVALALSDTEYTLSMLMESEQAVDKTRRYLLGGNVDGALVVSHHTGDHSYAHVSRSLPVVFGGRPLDPAERVTHTVDVDNAHGAELAARHLIARGGRRIATIAGPQDMPPGVDRLAGWRRALQEERLADDLVEYGDFSPTTGAAAMRRLLDRGERIDGLFAANDQMAIGAYSAIREAGLSIPDDIAVVGFDDDNYAATAVPPLTTVHQPSLEMGTTMAKTLVRLIEGDDVEPTTLLSTELVLRASA; encoded by the coding sequence ATGACCCAGGCGGATGCCGCGGGCGCCACTCCGACGCTGGAGATGGTCGCCGCCCGTGCCGGCGTGTCGCGGGCCACGGTCTCGCGGGTCGTGAACGGCTCGCCCAAGGTCACCCCCGAGATCGTCGAGGCCGTGCAGGCCGCGATCGCCGAGCTCAACTACGTGCCGAACCGGGCCGCACGCTCGCTCGCGAGCCGCCGCACGCACGCGATCGCCCTGGTCGTGCCCGAGTCGACCGCGCGCGTGTTCAACGACCCGTTCTTCGCGACCCTGGTGCAGGGCGTCGCGCTCGCGTTGTCGGACACCGAGTACACGCTGTCGATGCTCATGGAGTCGGAGCAGGCCGTCGACAAGACGAGGCGCTACCTGCTCGGGGGCAACGTCGACGGCGCGCTCGTCGTCTCGCACCACACGGGCGATCACTCGTACGCTCACGTCAGCCGCTCGCTGCCCGTGGTGTTCGGCGGCCGGCCGCTCGACCCGGCCGAGCGCGTCACCCACACGGTCGACGTCGACAACGCGCACGGCGCCGAGCTCGCCGCCCGGCACCTCATCGCGCGGGGCGGCCGTCGCATCGCGACGATCGCCGGCCCCCAGGACATGCCCCCGGGCGTCGACCGGCTCGCCGGCTGGCGTCGCGCGCTGCAGGAGGAGCGCCTGGCCGACGACCTCGTCGAGTACGGCGACTTCTCCCCCACCACCGGGGCGGCCGCCATGCGCCGCCTGCTCGACCGCGGCGAGCGCATCGACGGGCTGTTCGCCGCGAACGACCAGATGGCGATCGGCGCCTACTCGGCCATCCGCGAGGCGGGCCTGTCGATTCCCGACGACATCGCCGTGGTCGGCTTCGACGACGACAACTACGCGGCGACCGCCGTGCCGCCCCTCACGACGGTGCACCAGCCGTCGCTCGAGATGGGCACGACCATGGCGAAGACGCTCGTGCGCCTGATCGAGGGCGACGACGTCGAGCCGACGACGCTGCTCAGCACCGAGCTGGTGCTGCGCGCGTCGGCCTGA
- a CDS encoding glycoside hydrolase family 1 protein, which produces MARTFPDGFLWGSATAAAQIEGAAHEDGKLDSIWDAYARVPGAVANGDTPERAVDHYHRYREDVALMRELGLDSYRFSTSWARIVPDGRSVNAKGLDFYSRLVDELLEAGILPWLTLYHWDLPQALQEQGGWANRDVVARFADYADAAYDVLGDRVTHWTTFNEPFCSSLIGHVGGEHAPGLNDPRAGLAAVHHQHLAHGTAVSLLRERADASGRDIRLGITLNLTNAVPLNPGDLADVEAARRIDAIWNRMYLDPMLRGAYPADLLEDVRGQGLEDVIEPGDLEVISAPIDFLGVNHYHDDCVSGRPLPDDHVPGAKPTDKPGRSPFVGSEYVTMPWRGLPRTAMDWEVHPEGLRTLLVRLGEEYPNLPPLYVTENGASYDDEVSPDGAVHDPDRIAYIDAHIDAVADAIDDGADVRGYFVWSLLDNFEWAWGYDKRFGIVHVDYETMVRTPKDSALRYAQRIAASRPVAVTASTVGGNPADTGVPGGGSRA; this is translated from the coding sequence ATGGCGCGCACGTTCCCCGACGGGTTCCTCTGGGGCTCGGCCACCGCCGCCGCGCAGATCGAGGGCGCCGCCCACGAGGACGGCAAGCTCGACTCCATCTGGGATGCGTACGCGCGCGTGCCCGGTGCGGTCGCCAACGGCGACACCCCCGAGCGGGCGGTCGACCATTACCACCGCTACCGCGAGGACGTCGCGCTCATGCGAGAGCTGGGCCTCGACTCGTACCGGTTCTCGACGAGCTGGGCGCGCATCGTGCCCGACGGCCGCTCGGTGAACGCGAAGGGACTCGACTTCTACTCGCGTCTCGTGGACGAACTGCTCGAGGCGGGCATCCTGCCGTGGCTCACGCTGTATCACTGGGACCTCCCGCAGGCGCTGCAGGAGCAGGGCGGCTGGGCGAACCGCGACGTCGTCGCCCGCTTCGCCGACTACGCCGACGCGGCCTACGACGTGCTCGGCGACCGAGTGACGCACTGGACCACGTTCAACGAGCCGTTCTGCTCCTCCCTCATCGGCCACGTCGGCGGCGAGCACGCACCCGGCCTGAACGACCCGCGTGCCGGCCTCGCCGCGGTGCACCACCAGCACCTCGCCCACGGCACGGCCGTCTCCCTGCTGCGGGAGCGGGCGGATGCCTCGGGGCGCGACATCCGGCTCGGCATCACGCTGAACCTCACCAACGCGGTGCCGCTGAACCCCGGCGACCTCGCCGACGTCGAGGCGGCCCGGCGCATCGACGCGATCTGGAACCGGATGTACCTCGACCCGATGCTGCGCGGCGCGTACCCGGCCGACCTGCTCGAGGACGTGCGCGGGCAGGGGCTCGAGGACGTCATCGAGCCGGGCGATCTCGAGGTGATCTCGGCGCCGATCGACTTCCTCGGCGTGAACCACTACCACGACGACTGCGTGAGCGGCCGGCCGCTGCCGGACGACCACGTGCCCGGCGCGAAGCCCACCGACAAGCCCGGCCGCTCGCCGTTCGTCGGCAGCGAGTACGTGACGATGCCCTGGCGCGGGCTGCCGCGCACGGCCATGGACTGGGAGGTGCACCCCGAGGGGCTGCGCACCCTCCTCGTGCGCCTCGGCGAGGAGTACCCGAACCTGCCGCCGCTGTACGTCACCGAGAACGGCGCCTCGTACGACGACGAGGTCTCCCCCGACGGCGCGGTGCACGACCCCGACCGCATCGCCTACATCGACGCCCACATCGACGCGGTCGCCGACGCCATCGACGACGGCGCCGACGTGCGCGGCTACTTCGTGTGGTCGCTGCTCGACAACTTCGAATGGGCGTGGGGCTACGACAAGCGATTCGGCATCGTGCACGTCGACTACGAGACGATGGTGCGCACCCCGAAGGACTCCGCGCTCCGGTACGCGCAGCGCATCGCCGCATCCCGCCCCGTGGCCGTCACGGCGAGTACGGTGGGGGGCAACCCGGCCGACACCGGTGTGCCGGGAGGCGGGAGCAGAGCATGA
- a CDS encoding lipoate--protein ligase family protein → MHGEYKVPGGKLVVADFDVEGEAIANARISGDFFLEPDDALDAINGALNGLPAASDARTIAAAITGALPEGATLLGFSPEGVAVAVRRAMTDATSWTDYEWEVVHDAAVPPRLHLALDEVLANRVGEGRRKPTLRIWEWDESAVVIGSFQSVRNEVDPEGAAKYGFDVVRRISGGGAMMMEGGNVVTYSLYVPGELVQGMSFADSYAFLDDWVLQGLRSIGVEATYQPLNDIASPLGKIGGAAQKRLGGGGVLHHVTMAYDLDNAKMLEVLRIGREKISDKGIASADKRVDPLRSQSGLSRGAIIDALKGTFTQLYGATPGTVAPDELAEAEALVASKFATEEWLNRVP, encoded by the coding sequence ATGCACGGTGAGTACAAGGTGCCCGGCGGCAAGCTCGTGGTCGCGGACTTCGACGTCGAGGGCGAGGCGATCGCGAACGCCCGCATCTCGGGCGACTTCTTCCTCGAACCCGACGATGCCCTGGACGCGATCAACGGTGCGCTGAACGGCCTGCCCGCGGCATCCGATGCCCGCACCATCGCGGCGGCGATCACCGGCGCGCTGCCCGAGGGCGCCACGCTGCTGGGGTTCAGCCCCGAGGGCGTGGCGGTCGCGGTGCGACGGGCGATGACGGATGCCACGAGCTGGACCGACTACGAGTGGGAGGTCGTGCACGACGCGGCCGTGCCCCCGCGCCTGCACCTGGCGCTCGACGAGGTGCTCGCGAACCGCGTGGGCGAGGGGCGGCGCAAGCCGACGCTCCGCATCTGGGAGTGGGACGAGTCGGCCGTCGTCATCGGTAGCTTCCAGTCGGTGCGCAACGAGGTCGACCCCGAGGGCGCGGCGAAGTACGGCTTCGACGTCGTGCGGCGCATCTCGGGCGGCGGCGCGATGATGATGGAGGGCGGCAACGTCGTCACGTACTCGCTGTACGTGCCCGGTGAGCTCGTGCAAGGCATGAGCTTCGCCGACTCGTACGCGTTCCTCGACGACTGGGTGCTGCAGGGGCTGCGCTCGATCGGCGTCGAGGCGACCTACCAGCCGCTCAACGACATCGCGAGCCCGCTCGGCAAGATCGGCGGGGCGGCGCAGAAGCGCCTCGGCGGCGGCGGGGTGCTGCACCACGTGACCATGGCGTACGACCTCGACAACGCGAAGATGCTCGAGGTGCTGCGCATCGGCCGCGAGAAGATCAGCGACAAGGGCATCGCGTCGGCCGACAAGCGGGTCGACCCGCTGCGCAGCCAGTCGGGCCTCAGCCGCGGTGCGATCATCGACGCGCTGAAGGGCACGTTCACCCAGCTGTACGGGGCGACGCCCGGCACGGTCGCGCCCGACGAGCTCGCCGAGGCGGAGGCGCTCGTCGCCTCGAAGTTCGCGACGGAGGAGTGGCTCAACCGCGTGCCGTAA
- a CDS encoding alpha/beta fold hydrolase, producing the protein MERFTDAHGVHIHYVRREAAEPRAVVQFVHGVGEHVGRYDLLFDALVDAGYSVFADDHRGHGQTGFEQHGGDLARMGRPGPGGIRGLIDAVHQLTGIAREAHPDLPLILIGHSLGSLVSQILLNRYPHDHDAVVLTGSAYRTVLHMESGDLNRKFRHLGPTPVEWLSRDRTVAEAFMDDPYCTPAPTQRLFGLVDSARLLGRPARHLPSELPLLLMVGELDPLGGEDSNVRLAEAYARRSGLTDVELIVYPGAFHEIFNETNQAEVRADLLAWLDARFPVRV; encoded by the coding sequence ATGGAGCGGTTCACCGACGCGCACGGCGTGCACATCCACTACGTCCGGCGCGAGGCGGCGGAGCCGCGGGCCGTCGTGCAGTTCGTGCACGGCGTGGGCGAGCACGTCGGGCGTTACGACCTGCTCTTCGATGCGCTGGTGGATGCCGGGTACAGCGTGTTCGCCGACGACCATCGCGGCCACGGGCAGACCGGGTTCGAGCAGCACGGCGGCGACCTCGCCCGCATGGGTCGACCCGGCCCCGGGGGCATCCGCGGCCTGATCGACGCGGTGCACCAGCTCACCGGCATCGCGCGCGAGGCGCACCCCGACCTGCCGCTCATCCTGATCGGGCACTCGCTCGGGTCGCTCGTGTCGCAGATCCTGCTGAACCGGTACCCGCACGACCACGACGCCGTCGTGCTCACCGGCTCGGCGTACCGCACGGTGCTGCACATGGAGTCGGGCGACCTCAACCGCAAGTTCCGGCACCTCGGGCCGACGCCGGTCGAGTGGCTGAGCCGCGACCGCACCGTCGCCGAGGCCTTCATGGACGACCCGTACTGTACGCCCGCGCCCACGCAGCGGCTGTTCGGGCTCGTCGACTCCGCCCGCCTGCTGGGCCGCCCGGCCCGCCACCTGCCGTCGGAGCTGCCGCTGCTGCTCATGGTCGGCGAGCTCGATCCGCTGGGCGGCGAGGACAGCAACGTGCGCCTCGCCGAGGCGTACGCGCGCCGCTCGGGCCTCACCGACGTCGAGCTCATCGTCTACCCGGGCGCGTTCCACGAGATCTTCAACGAAACCAACCAGGCCGAGGTGCGCGCCGACCTGCTCGCGTGGCTCGACGCGCGCTTCCCCGTGCGCGTCTGA